In a genomic window of Amycolatopsis japonica:
- a CDS encoding TetR/AcrR family transcriptional regulator: MSLRDRKRARTRQALIDAATELFERKGYDETTIADIAAAADIGARTFFSYFASKEELLFPDADERVQAAIDAIATRGPAEGPAEVLLRALSQVTATSDELVSPLAALRLRMIQTVPAVRGRALQEQLAAQREIAKHLAAAFPDRIDPVGAAALTGAFVGAVTGALQALLDDTDGTDPATLQAAMRTATEVALAPWRLSP, from the coding sequence ATGTCCCTCCGTGATCGAAAGCGAGCCCGCACGCGCCAAGCCCTCATCGACGCGGCGACGGAACTCTTCGAGCGCAAGGGCTACGACGAGACGACGATCGCCGACATCGCGGCGGCCGCGGACATCGGCGCGCGCACGTTCTTCAGCTACTTCGCCAGCAAGGAAGAGCTGCTGTTCCCGGACGCCGACGAGCGCGTACAGGCCGCCATCGACGCCATCGCCACTCGCGGACCGGCCGAAGGCCCGGCCGAGGTACTGCTGCGAGCCCTGAGCCAGGTCACCGCCACCAGTGACGAATTGGTCAGCCCCCTGGCGGCGTTGCGGCTGCGGATGATCCAGACCGTGCCCGCCGTCCGCGGCCGTGCGCTCCAGGAACAACTGGCCGCGCAACGAGAAATCGCGAAGCATCTGGCGGCCGCGTTCCCGGACCGGATCGATCCGGTGGGAGCGGCGGCGCTGACGGGGGCGTTCGTCGGCGCGGTCACCGGCGCGCTTCAGGCCCTGCTCGACGACACCGACGGAACGGACCCCGCCACCTTGCAGGCCGCGATGAGGACCGCGACCGAAGTCGCGCTCGCACCCTGGCGACTATCGCCGTGA